The Emys orbicularis isolate rEmyOrb1 chromosome 9, rEmyOrb1.hap1, whole genome shotgun sequence genomic sequence CATGAGGGATGTTGGCACCACCCTGCCTgtgagatatacacacacacacacacaccccccccccccccccccccagttcattgctggctctctggggaaaGAAACATCCACTTCTTCACTAGCTGCCTGATGGTGTTTGCCTTGTTCAGAGGTACCTTTGCCATGGCAGATCCCCTCAGGATGAATGATATGGGGAGATCAGAAAGGTATTCAAGGTGTTGATCTTCTGCCATGGTGCCAGTAGGAAGGAATTGATCCTGGCCACATTCTGTAGGATCTCTGATATCCTCAGGTGTTGGCTAAATGTGGAAACCTGTGGCTGTGCTGAGATGTTGGTAGGCTTGCCTGCCAAGGAAGATCATGGGTTTGCTCTGGACCTGAAATGGTGTCGCCTGGCCTGAGTCCCTACTGCTGCCATTGATATGCAGGGATGTGCATTTCCTAGCATTGAGATGGAGTCCCATCCAGttggcagcctggctggggatACTGAGCATGTCTTGGAGACTCTGGGTTGTCAGAGATCAGTCTCACAAGTGCTTTGGAGCAAGTAGTCTCGTGTGTATTTACAGTACTTGGAAGAGGGAGGCTCAGATCCTGATGGGTCTTTAGGCACTATAAAGTGCCCAGGTCTGGCAGACTGGTTATGAACAGGGCCTAAACCATAAGCCAGAACATGCACTGGTTTgtctaaattggttttaaatcctTTGTTGGATTGGTTCAAGTGTGTGTAGACAATGGGCAAGTTTAACTAAATTACTACTAGGTGCAAGGCCATTTAGCTAGAGAACTTGGGACAGTGTCATTAAGAGGCAGGCCAATTCAGAAAGTAGCCTGCTTACTCCCCCATGAGTGGTGTACAATTAGTTTTCTCCCACATTTACCCCTTTGATTTTCTATGCAACTGTGTTATTTGTTTTGCCTGTTATCCAGTGGCCTAGTAAGAGAAAGTAGCTATTTACTTCAAGACTTCCATGTCATGAGGACTGGTTACATAACTTTATGTATTCAACACTAAGACAAAGATGTTTAGTCCAGGACTCCCCCAGCCTGTTATGCCAGTTACAGGCTAAACAAGCTTCTAAATGAGGCCAGCCTAGTCAATAAGATATTAGCAAAGCTTTTTTACCTGGTTCATCAAAACCCTGGATAACGCCAAAGATGTTATGAATTTTTCTCTCTACCATTTGATTGTTTACTTCAAGTGTCACTTTGGTTCCATCAGTGTTCTGTGACCTCATTTTGTAAACCAAGAGGTTACCTCTCCACTCTTTAGGGGGGTCTTCGCCATTCATTTTCCTGGGGGGGAAAAGTATTCAGATATCAAATACTTTTACTTCATTGTCACCTTTAAGCATATCATTCAGAGCCTTAGTATGGAGTTGTAGAGTTGTTTGTTGGCAAGGTTTAACCTCTTACTGACCAATGCCTTTCCACTGGGTGGGAATTTGTGACAGTGGCAAGACTAGTTCCTGATTTTAGCCAGCAGCATGCTGGATTAAGAGTGCACTGCATTGTGTAATACTGGGGAATTCCAAACCTCAGACTGAGGTGAAGCATACCACAATTTTTACACCATTTGTTTAAAGCCTGCATTTAAGCAATGCTATAGGCCAATGTTTATATTAAATTAGGAATAACTGTTGGATACAAGACTCCATTTGATGAAACAGTCAAGAATTTGGGAGTCCTATATTGATGATGAATCTGCAGCTAACTGTACAAGCTATAGCTCATATACACTGTTATAAGCAGAGCTCTTCTCCTGTTCTCTAAGGACTCTCAGCAATTTCATGGATTACTCATAGGGATCCAATTGTACTACTGACCCTTGGTGAAACACCTGTAGGCAATATTACCTGAACAAGTTGGCTGCAGCAGCACTAGAGATCGTTTGGACAGGAATGCCTGGGAGTCCAGAAGATTTAGCTGGTGGGAACTGAGTGTGGTTGAATGAAGGGAAGCCAGGGGTAAAAGGGTCACCTGTTCCTAGATGAGCCTGTCAATGAAGGATGTGTTGTTACATGCAAGATACATATAATGGTTTTTAAGGTCTGTAAGAGTGAGGTGCTAGAGGTCTATCTGGCTATATCCACACTACTGGTATTCTTGTATTTGCAAAGCTACAGCTGTGCTTTGTCAATCACTATGGCCCTGTATCAAGGAACCATTATGGTCAAGTTCACATAAGTGGAGAATTGTCTCTAGAGGCATTATGCAAGAGACAGCATGTTTGTCCTCTAGGCAAGCATGCTAAGCAGTCCTCCTCTGCATCTTCTAGAGGGAAGCCAACCAATGTTCACCAGCACTACTTACATGTCCAAAGAGAACCTCATTATTCTGGAGTTTGTAATCAGCAGGATCAGGGTATATCAAGACACCTACTGCATTTAAGCCTTCGGCATTGGCAACCTGGAAGAGAGGGTGAAGTTGATTAAGTGGAAGAGTCTGAGCTGTGTTAGTGTTACATAATAactctagagcagtgcttctcaaagtggtggtCCATGAGCCATCGGCTGCTGGTCCACAGCGAGTTTCCTCATAAGAGTGTCAAATAGGATATGGCACCAGTCCCTGGCATGTTGGAAAAGAGTTGCCGGTCCCCCACAGAtagcttgagaagcactgctctaaagGACAGAATCAAGGTAGCTTGTGCACCTTTAACTGTAACCTCTTGCCCATACATGTTCACATACTAGCATAATTCAAGACTATGCTGCCTCAGTGTACAGAGAAGGTCTATGCGGAGATGAAGCAGGGTTATATGTACTGAAGGAGACATGTCTAATATAGGACTCCTGCAAAAATGAAACCAGAAGTTTGAATGTGCACAGGGGATTACAGGAAAGGAAGTgatacctttggtctgacccagtatggctgttcttatgcaagTTAAGTGGCTTGgaaaattggattctatccctgcctctgccagagttcctgtgtgatgctgggcacaTCTTTTAACCCAGTCTTCTCATGAGTGGTCActgctggttttatttttctgGGTGCTCACACGGAGAGCCTGGTGGGGAATTTACAGAAGCACTATACAGATGAGTGCCGTAGAAAAGCCCATGTGGAAATAATTCCGCCTTCAGAGCAAGGTTTGCATAGTATATGGTAACTAAGTTAAGGAGTGACTAGCTGCTCATTAATGGAGTACTATCCATCCTGTGCACACTATGGGGCAGTGTCCAACGGAAAATATAGTATAGGGGTCATTATGGTAGTATAATTACATGCATACATGGGGCAAAATGAAGGTTACAAGGGCAGCCTTGGTGTGCTGGAGTGGGCAGACCATCCATTTCTCCCCTAGCCTATGGGCCTGCCCTTCcttgtcctgtctcttccccacctctggctCCTGATCCCATTacttccttccccactcccttaTCTAGCTTGGCCAGTGACCACTCAGTCCCAGGTTCCTTCTCTGGCTACTCAGCTCAACCCATCCCAATCCAGTCCAGTGCTTTTCCTCTCCAtttcagaggcagctgcatttcctaTGCTGCCTGGAGCCAATGTGGGGTGATGTGCTGGGAGCCCCAAAGAGACCAGCTCCTCTACTCTGTTCCGGTGCCTGGAGCAGCTCAGATCTGCTATTGCCATGAGCCCTACTCAGCCCAAGACTGGAGCATACCCAGCATGGACAAATCTTTGGCCCATTTAGCTGTGAAGGTCTAGTGAGATTCTATGGAGCATGTGCAAGAGTTTTTCAATGGATCAAGCTTGGTCAACTTCTGcaggggatggcaaaaggcacagaCCAAAGGCCACCTTCCTGTCAAATTTTAAGTTCCTGCTCCCAAACATGGAGACACTAGAGTTTCTCAAAGAGGTCAGTTTCTTTCCCATGGGTAAAGTGTTTCACTGGTCTCTCTCATGAGTGGCTGCAGTTGTCCAAGTCACCTGAGACACAAGTGGCATGGAAAGTTTCTGCCAAACTTCAACTGTTTGGACTAAGCCGTAAGCCACTAAAATAGGGTCTTCTGGCATTACAAGACCCTGGAAATCCTCTTCCTGTTAGatgctgggactagatgacaagggatggatcatttgataattgccctgttctgttcatgccctctgaagtatctggtattggccaccatcagaagacaggttattgggctagatggaccattgatctgacccagtatggctgttcttatgaaagggtcactcagtctttacaggcaatgctaccagccccacctagAACTCCAGAGTGTTCAGCACTTACCTAGTGACAAGTTTGCCTACTtgggccccccccaaaaaagtaaagAGACTTCAGTCCTCACTATTCTCTTGCACAGTAACTGAGGTAACTGAAACAGGCTACTCCTTCCCTCAACTATGGGCCAGAAGTCATGGCAGCATGAACAATTTTTGCTAGGCCCATTAACATCAAGAGGtacacccctcctctccccacccctgcagcactCAAATACATCTGGGCTAAAGCTAAAGGCTAATCTGACTAACCTGAAGATACAGTTCTAAATATAAAAGTGTTGTAAAATATTAGCTATGTGATCTATGACCACACTATTCAGAATAGGAGCCAAGAGCGGTTACTTACCTTCTCAGCAAAAGAAattttcccagctctgacaaGGACCACAGATCCATTTACGGGGATATCCATTTTATTTAGTTCCTGGAAGTCCTCTGCCTGGCCATAGTTAGCATAGACTAGTTTACCCTGGAACAAAGTAAGACGGATGTAGCTGTAGCAGTCACGGATAACTCACCAGATCTATCTAAAGCCATGGGGCCTGGACCACTGGTCTTATTTACAGGAAGTGCAATGAGAAATTTACACTCATGCAGCAACTTGGATGTCCTAGCTTCAACCAAGTCTCATGCATTCAGCAGCAAAATTATCTAGGTTCAAGCTGTAGCAACTCCCAGCTGTTAGAACACCAGCTTTCTGGGCAGAGGTTCCCCTCttaggtgatcaattgttctgcaGCGTCAGTGAAAGTAGGACaatagtaatgggcttaataggcagcaagagagatttagttAGATTACTTTCCCTAATAGCTAAGGTACACAGTTAAgtgctggaataggcttccaagggaggttggggCATCCCATCATTGGGAGTCAAGAAGAGGTTGGACAAGCCTGTtaggggatggtctaggtatttgatcctgccccagctcaggggaCTTGACCAGATGACCTTTTGAGGGCCCTTCAAGAACCATCATAAAAAGGTAAGACTGGAAGGACTCCTGGATGGGCCCTAGCTAGGAACTCTAGTAGGGAAGCAGCCACCAGCTACTTCAGGCCTTGGTGATTAGTGGTGGAAATGGGTTTGTGGAGATCCCTCTACTCCCACAAGGGGAGTTGCAGGGCACTTACCAGAAGTGGGACAAGAGAGTTTAGACAAACATGCTCATCTTGGAGGTGATAAGCTAAGCATATTTACAACTGTTAATAAATGTGAAATCAGGGACCTGAGTTAGTTTGCTTTACTAGATGTGGGTGTGACGTAAGAGTGGAGTTCTGACTTAGAGCACTCTTGCTTCATGGGCTGGAGCTTGGAAATACTTGGGCCATGTCCTCAGTGGTAAGCCTCAGGAGGGACTACCTCTTGCTATTCTGTAGAGCTGTTCTGCCCAGTAACCTGTGGTTTTACTCCAAACCACCATATCCAGCTCTGCTTGGCTGTAAGTGAAGCAGTAGTCCTGTGCCTCAGGGGTGAAAGCCAGACAGACACTTTAGAAGTATTAAGGAGCCAATGACAGTTCAAGTCTCAGTCCTAGTCAGTGACTTGTCCACAAGTGAGATGAACTGACTTGTTAGCCATCCTCAGCACATACAGACTTGTTTACAAGAATAGTTTGCAATTCATGAAGCTAGGTAACTTACTGTTGCTGTTGCCCTTGCACTGTATGCCACATATCCATCAGTAATTTCCAGTGGTGTTTCAGTTGAAGACTCAATAGTCACTTTATTTGGTGAGCTATTAGACAGCAAGAAACAGTGTTAAGCAGAGCCACCCAAGATACCAGTTCTAAAATGGTAGATCTTTAGAAATTATTAGCACTAGCTATTTACTATTTGAgtatttggttttaaaaatgtgttttaccaTAGAAATATTTGGAAGTATAAATCTGACATGTTTAAATGAAATGGTGAGACCTTAAGACAAGTAGCTCAAACCGTTATCCAGCTTTCCAATGCTGCTTCCCCCCAGAATATGTATAAGCATTTGTTGTATACATGGTCCATAAAGCTAGTTTAAGCCAAGCTGCACAAAGCCTACATTTAGGTTATAGTAATGAGCTACTAGGCGGTCATGTTTGGAGTCATTAACTCCAAAAAGGGATGACAGGTGCTTGCATGCAAGTGTTGAGTAGAGAAAGAATTAGGGTACTTATGTGAActtcagccatgctgaacacaatgccatctacagcctcaggaacaactgacaattaaaaaggctgacaaaggaggtgctgttgacatcatgaataagttggatTACGACCAAGAAGCTGCTAGACAGCTTTCTAACATcacattatcctctgatcccactgaggattacctaaagaaactacactaTCTGCTAAAAAACCCTCCCTGACAGCACaagaacaaatctgtacagacacatgcctagaaccctgaccaggggtattctatttgctacccaagatccataaacctggaaatcctggatgccccgttggcaccctaacatcaggattatctggctatgtggactctctcctcaggccccatgctaccagcactcccagctatctttgagacaccactgatttcctgaggaaatcacaatccatcggtgatcttccagaaaacaccatcctggccactatggatgtagaagccctctacaccaatattccacacaaagatggactacaagctatcaggaacagtatccccgataatgtcacagctaacctggtggctgaactttgtcctcacccacaactatttcacatttggggataaTATACACCTTtgagtcagcggcactgctatgggtacccacatggccccacagtatgccaacatttttatggctgacttagaacgcttccttagctctcgtcccctaacgcccctactctacttgcgctacattgatgacatctggACCTATGGAaaggaagcccttgaggaattctaccatgatttcaataatttccatcccaccattaacctcagcctagatcaattcacacaagtggtccatttcctggacactactgtgctaataagcgatggtcacataaataccaccctataccagaaacctactgaccactatacttacctacatgcctctagcttccatccaggacacaccacaagatctgtgtctacagccaagctctaagatacaactgcatttgctccaatccctcagacagagacaagcacctacaagatctctatcaagcattcttaaaaactacaatacccacctgctgaagtgaaaaaacagattgacagagccagatgagtacccagaagtcacctcctacaagacaggcccaacaaagaaaatagctagtggtgttctgttgtcaccttcagcccccaactaaaacatcTCCAgcgcatcaaagatctacaacctatgctgaaagatgatccctcactctcacagatcttgggagacagacctgtcctcgcttacagacagcccccccaacctgaagcaaatactcaccagcaaccacacaccactgaacaaaaacactaacccaggaacctatccttgcaacaaaacccgatgccaactctgtccacatatctattcaagtgacatcataggacctaatcccatcagccatgccatcaggggctcgttcacctacacatctaccaatgtgatatatgccatcatgtgccagtaatgctcctctgccatgtacattgtccagtttggccagtctctacgcaaaagaattaatggacacaaatctgacatcaggaatcataacattcaaaagccagtcagagaacactttaacctgtctggtcattcaatgacagacttgcgggtggctattttacaacagaaaagcttccaaaaacagactccaatgagaaactgctgaactcgaatggatatgcaaattagacacaatcaatttaggtttgaataaagactgggaatggctgagccattacaaacattgaatctatctccccatgtaagtactcacACTTcttagcccagtacagacaggttgatatcTTGATCACCACTTCAAAAGTCCCCCCCctttacttaattggcctctcagagttggtaagagagCGAGTGtgtcctcaatatatgttccattctatgcatccaaagaagtgggatgtagcccacgaaagcttatgctcaaatacatttgttagtttaAGGTGCcacaatactcctgttctttatgtgAACTTCGTGCTCCCATATGTGAGTAATGCAGAAGTTAGGGACTCTGGCTTTCCCAACACTCTCCTCCAAGTATGCCTTCCCCTAACACTATGGATTTGAGCTGATAAGGTCTTGCAGGCCAAGACAAGTTTATGGATATAGCTACAGGATCTATATATCCCAACAGAAATGGGGTTGTATTAACAGATATGCACTAAAGTGGTCAGTCTTCAGCCTCATTTTAGGTAAAAGCAAGTCATGAGTATGACAAGCTTAGTTCTACAGTTTAGCACTGTGGTAAAAAAATCTGCCAACACTGACTGCTTCTGTAAGCtaggcttttaaaacaagttttaaactTTCCTGAGGCACCCCAGTAGCAGCTACCACAGGCAGAAGTGAAGCCTAGAGAGAGACTTCTGCTTGGATTTCCCCTCAAACAATGTTAGCTGGCCTGAGAGTTAGACCTCAAATGTTTGCTCTAGCTGAAGAATTTTACTGTTGAACTAGCAAGATCCATGCCTGAATGAATAAAAGCAGCTTACTGTCTTTGGCATATTAACATACCTTCCCTGGACCTGCAGTGTAACGTAGTGCTCATCATTCCAGACTTTATCCAGTTTGAAATCAGTTAACTGACCATGAATATTGTTAGCAAGACTTTCATCTGTTTCAGAGCCAGCTTCATAAGATGACAGCTTCCTGGAATGGAAGTTAAATGTAAAGACACACCAGGTTAAAAGCCAGCAACTCAGTACACTGCCAGGTTGTGAACAAGCCACTTACAATCATGAGTGCAGTCTAGGCTAAACTAACTGAGGTGGCAATAGTCTTCAGTTATTTAACACCCTTGTTCTATAGGAACAGGTAGGTGGTTTGTTTCAGATTAGTAAAACACTCAGGATGTGAAACAAATAGCTCTGACTAGGACTTTGTGAAGGATCTTACCTGATGTTGTTGAAGTTTACATCTCTCAGCTTATCTGACAGCATCATTTTGAGATCATTCCAGTAAAGAACAGGTTCAATTTCAGGCTCTTCCATGTACTCGTCATCTCCTGCGGAAGGTGTGATGGCAGGGTTTCCACATGCATTACTTCCATCTGAACAAGTGCTGGTTGCCTGCATTCGCCCACGGTAACTCAAGTAGCCAATCAGAAACCCTAAGGGAAAGAAATCAGATGTGTTTATATGCTACAAAGCCATAAAATaacctgagccagcccagtgttAACTCAAGCCACCTGACTGTGTATTCCAAGTAGTTGGAGTTTTATTGGAGACTAGCCTGTTCCCATGCAAGCTTTGGAAGTTCTTATAAACTGTACTAGCTTTCTTAAGCTTCACCTTAACTGATTATTCACATTTGATCTTAAAATATAGAGAGCATCCTGTACCACAGATTAAAAAGTTTCATACAATGTGTCTCCAATACCATTCAGTTTTATTTAGCTCCATTTGCTTTGAGTCTACCACTGTAACAAAACTAGTCATCTAGTACTAAAGCAGGAAGTCCACATCTTCCTGAAGACTTACTTGATCTGCTTCCTACATTAATACACCTATTGTAGCTTTGTTCCTCTGTTAAGCTGGAAAAAAACCACTTACTAGTTTCTTCATAATACTGTTTGCCCTTCTTTGCCTTGATAGACATTGTTTTACTACAAATATGAAGAGTTTAAAGCATCAACAGGTATTCACACTTTCAGCCCCAGGAATGAGGTACAAGAGAACTTCCAGTCAGTTCTTAACTCTGGTCAaccacatctcatttggaactggaagtacgcaatcaggcagcagaaagCAAATACATTTAACACAGGACTGTActgcaagtttaaaaaaagatttgacaaggtaaggaagccatctgtgcttgtttcatttaaattaaagatacgtagttaaaagcagcatttttcttctgcacagcaaAGTTTcaaactgtattaagtcaatgttcagttgtaaacttctgaaagGCCCatgatgttttgttcagagttatgaacaacctccattcctgaggtgtttaaCTGAGATTCTATTGTACTGTAGTCTAGATGATCTATTGGAAGAGGCACACTGAAGAATAACTATAACAGAGCATAATATTTTGTACAATTCCTTTCCCCACCATCTTTGCCCTTTTAGCTTACCAATTAAGAAGAGGAGGCCTCCTGCAGCAACCTTGCACCAGAGGTTTCTCCCACTATTCCTGGGCTTTGCTACATGGGTATGAACGTTGTCAGTCATTCCATTTTCTCCAACTTCCTCCTCTTCAGCCAGTTTCATTTCCACATGACTACTGTCTCCATCCATTTGACGAGCCAGACTGAAACGGGTGTATGACAGCGGCCCACTCCCAAACTAAATGGGAAAGAAGTCAGAATTACATGACTGATAAGCAATATAGTGGGCTTTGTGCAGTGTTACAATCTGGGATTTGTGTTCATTCCAGAACACATGCAGAGGGTCCTATGTAGGATGCACTCTAAAAGAGAATTGTTTTAACTACTGTAGTGATTATATGTCTAGAGTCACCAGATTGGATGTTTGCTATAAACCCACAAAAATTTGGGATCTTCACATTTAACTCTGCAGTCAATCTAAACTAGTTAAAAAGTAAGGTTTGAGAATGTCAGGCCATCTTTTCAAGTTTATGAAAAAGGGAGTTCAGGACTTTGATAAAATGCTGATAAGTAAAACCTCTAAGGCAGCTCATTGTTTTAGGTATTGGACACCCTCACCTGTTCTAGAGGAAGCACAGGACCATAAACTCATGTATCTAGTCAGACTTTGTCagaaggaacataagaacggccatactgggtcagaccaaaggtccatctagcccagtatcctgtctgccgacagtggccaatgccaggtgccccagatggagtcaacttaacaggtaatgatcaagtgctctctctcctgccatccatctccaccctctgacaaacagaggctagggacaccattccttacccatcctggataatagccatcaATTGACTTAACCTCcacgaatttatctagttctcttaaatgctgttatagtcctagccttcacagcctcctcaggcaaggagttccacaggttgactgtgctgtgtgaagaacttctttttatttgttttaaacctgctgcccgttaatttcatttggtggcccctagttcttgtattacaggaataagtaaataactttatctactttctccacatcactcatgattttatatacctctatcatatccccccttagtctcctcttttccaagctgaaaagtcctagcctctttaatctcttctcatatgggacctgttccaaacccctaatcattttagttgcccttctctgaaccttttcaagtgccagtatatcttttttgagatgaggagaccacaagatgtgggcataccatcaatttagatacagggcaataatatattctccgttttattctctatcctctttttaatgattcctaacatcctgtttgcttttttgactgcctctgcacactgtgtggatgtcttcagagaactagccacaatgactacaatgaatcaggaaaaagatcttggagctaaattagccccctcctccatcatattgtatgtatagttcaggttattttttccaatgtgcattactttacatttatccacattaaatttcatttgccattttgttgcccaatcacttagttttgtgagatctttttgaagttcttcacagtctgctttggtcttaaccaTCTTGagcagcttagtatcatctgcaaactttgccacctcactttttacccctttctccagatcatttatgaataagctgaataggattggtcctaggactgacccttggggaacaccactagttacccctctccattctgagaatttacctaccctttgttccctgtcttttaatcagttctcaatccatggaaggaccttcccttttatcccatgccaacttaatttatgtaagagcctttggtgagggaccttgtcaaaggctttctggaaatctaagtacactatgtccactggatcctcttgtccacatgtttgttgaccccttcaaagaactccaatagattagtaagacacgatttccctttacagaaaccatgttgacttttgcccaacaatttatgtttttctgtgtgacaattttattctttactattgcttcaactaatttgcccaacACTGAtattagacttactggtctgtaattgctgggatcacctctagagccctttttaaatattggcattacattagctatcttccagttgttgggtacagaagccgatttaaaggacaggttacactGCAACTtgacatttgagttctttcagaactcttggtgaatgtcatctggtcccagtgacttgttaatgttaagtttattaattaattccaaaacctcctctagtgacccttcaatctgtgacagttcctcagatttgtcacctacaaaagccagctcaggttttgGAATCTCCCCAACATTCTCAGCCGTGAAGATGGAAGCAaaaaatccatttagtttctctgcaatggactttattgtctttaagtgctccttttgtatctcgatcatccaggggccccactggtttagcaggcttcctgcttctgatgtacttaaacattattaccttttgagtttttggctagccattcttcaaactcc encodes the following:
- the TFRC gene encoding transferrin receptor protein 1; translation: MDHARSAISNLFGSGPLSYTRFSLARQMDGDSSHVEMKLAEEEEVGENGMTDNVHTHVAKPRNSGRNLWCKVAAGGLLFLIGFLIGYLSYRGRMQATSTCSDGSNACGNPAITPSAGDDEYMEEPEIEPVLYWNDLKMMLSDKLRDVNFNNIRKLSSYEAGSETDESLANNIHGQLTDFKLDKVWNDEHYVTLQVQGSSPNKVTIESSTETPLEITDGYVAYSARATATGKLVYANYGQAEDFQELNKMDIPVNGSVVLVRAGKISFAEKVANAEGLNAVGVLIYPDPADYKLQNNEVLFGHAHLGTGDPFTPGFPSFNHTQFPPAKSSGLPGIPVQTISSAAAANLFRKMNGEDPPKEWRGNLLVYKMRSQNTDGTKVTLEVNNQMVERKIHNIFGVIQGFDEPDQYVVIGAQRDSWGPGAAKAGVGTIMLLELARAISSMVKTGGYKPRRSIVFASWSAGEFGAVGITEWLEGYSATLHTKAFAYINLDAAVVGSNNFRISASPMLYKVMEQTLMGVKHPVNGRSLYDNIGSDWAKKVVPFRMDNAAFPFLAYAGIPAVSFSFYDDEEGYPFLGTKQDSWRNLALSVTPLEELLRTATEVAGQMAIKMTHDHQFYLDYEQYNQELLKFIMKISPYKQEIKEMNLTLQWLYSARGDFSRATDALTRDFKNTDLNNRLLCHMINDRIMKVEYHFLSPYVSPKDTPLRHIFFGSGSHTLSALLDHLSLRKTNPSAFNPDLFKNQLALATWTIQGAANALSGDIWNIDNEF